The Clarias gariepinus isolate MV-2021 ecotype Netherlands chromosome 4, CGAR_prim_01v2, whole genome shotgun sequence genome window below encodes:
- the LOC128520239 gene encoding lysophosphatidic acid receptor 4-like: MGFASKKSSSSSPSSNSTQVTDWDFYNWCIDFETAIQTFSAISVFCFLLGLPACLWVLHELFQRKKQRSTSDIFMLCLTVIDLAFTIQMPISVCNLIQWHIVELQYILVFIYSFCLIGRPLFMACICLDCYIAVVHPIVYKISKMLTIVKKALTLTTCFLMATGGLLMCIVTRLITTPFLAIPLVVALPVITFCDISILLALRKPDPTGNNNIHPQKKQALHTIFNSFIMTCVVYLPPTIIFSFGSLFSLTNIEHFCFLSTCGLCFSTVGCVIMPVLYLFNVGKLDTFRNWFNR; this comes from the coding sequence ATGGGTTTTGCAAGTAaaaaatcatcttcatcatcaccatcatcaaacAGCACTCAGGTTACAGACTGGGATTTCTACAACTGGTGCATAGATTTCGAGACTGCCATACAAACCTTCTCAGCAATATCTGTGTTCTGTTTCCTCTTGGGATTACCAGCCTGTCTGTGGGTCCTACACGAGCTATTCCAGAGGAAAAAACAAAGATCCACCAGTGACATCTTCATGCTCTGCCTGACTGTTATCGATCTAGCATTCACAATTCAGATGCCCATAAGTGTATGTAATTTAATACAATGGCATATTGTCGAGCTACAATATatacttgtttttatttatagctTTTGCCTCATTGGTAGACCTCTCTTTATGGCTTGCATTTGTTTGGATTGTTACATCGCAGTGGTTCACCCTATAGTCTACAAAATTAGTAAAATGCTTACTATAGTTAAGAAGGCCTTAACGTTAACAACCTGTTTTCTTATGGCAACTGGTGGACTGCTTATGTGCATTGTTACAAGGTTGATTACAACGCCATTCTTGGCTATTCCTTTGGTTGTGGCACTACCAGTTATTACCTTCTGTGACATTTCCATATTactagccttaagaaaaccagaTCCAACAGGAAACAACAACATCCACCCACAGAAGAAACAAGCACTTCACACCATCTTTAACAGCTTCATCATGACATGTGTGGTTTATTTGCCACCAACAATCATTTTTTCATTCGGAAGTCTTTTTTCACTAACAAATATtgaacacttttgttttttatctacATGTGGGCTTTGTTTTAGCACAGTCGGTTGTGTTATTATGCCtgttttatatctttttaatgTTGGAAAGCTGGACACCTTTAGAAACTGGTTTAACAGATAA